The DNA region TTATATCCACAGGGGGCAGAGGTACGATGCTCGAGAACTTGAGAGAGAGCATGGGATTAAATGCGCcagcatttattttttgctgCTGTGTGTTCCGGGGAGTAATGCCTTTAGGGTTTTCCATCCTGTACTCTATATGAAAACCATTGAAATATTGAGATTAACATTAAAACTAAGAGTGGCAGCATCAAGTCCAGTTAAGAGAGGCCGGAGTCGTGGAAGTGCTCGCAAGTCCCACGAAGAGCAATCAAATCCTGGTGATGACGACGATGACGACGACTCCGAGATGACCATGCTGACGCCCGTGGAGGCAAACAAATTGATTAGGTCACTTAATGTTCTTCTGAACGACTTTCTCAGGTTGACACAGCGATTTTCCTTTAAACATTCATCCGAGTGCCTTGATGAAACAATAAACATATTGATAGATGTTTCCAGGTCGGAAACTCGAGATGCACAGGGCATTTTTTTGGGCAGACATGGCCCATCAACTGTCACAGCATTGGCTTATAATGCTTATGTTGCTCTTCAGTCAATCTGCAATCCTATACATGGTAAGATCAGTAGAATTGTCATCCTTATCATGAAGCATATTATGTACAATATTCTCATGATTTCTAGAGGAAGTTCAGATTTATCACCTCGGGCTCTGGGCGTCATACGAGACCATTCGCAGATTTTTGTCAAGTATTTGCTGACTCAAGTGAAAGAAGATGCATATGAAGGAGTCTACATTCTTATCCAGCACATCTGCATTCGTGTGCCGGACAAAGCAGAATACCGTCAGAAAACTGCCCAATCTGTGGTTGAGATTTTACGCTATCTTCCAATTCAGCTATACACACGTCTTGTTAAGTGGTTCTTCAAGTTTTCTCACAATGAGAGAGCAGGTCACAGGTTATTCATGCTAGAAGTCATTGCAAAAATGTTAGATGAAAAAGAGAGGATTCATGAAGGCGAAGAAATCTGTCCTTCGCAGTCTCCCACCGCGAGAGAAAACAGACCTGTGTCGGGAGGATCTTCAGTGTCGTCAAGTGAAAGTGATGACGATGGAGGTGACAGCGATTACGAAGGTAAAGAGGGGAGAGTGAACAGTTTCCTGAAGGTGAATGTTGATCATCCGGTCGAAGTTCCTCCAGACCGTAACATCCTCTCACATAAGTTTCTTTTGGGCATCATTTTCTCCAGGTGCCGCGATAGCGGTGCCACTGTACGTGCTAAAGCGTTGGCGTTGCTAGCAGAGTGTACGTATTCTAAGAATCCAACCATTATCATGGCTATGAAGCATATATTCTTTCGCAATCGTCCGTTAATGTTCACCACGCCTCACATACCGAACAACAACATCAATGCCGAGTCTCCATTGGAAGGCGAAGGCGAGGAGGACCTTGACCTACCCAATGCCGCTATGGTGGTGTCAATGCTTCACCGCCGCGCCCTTGATGACAAAGTGATAGTTCGAAAATCTGCCTTGCAAGTGCTTGAGAACTTGATGAAATTGGACAATGAGATGCTGAATGATAGAAATTTGGAGGTACAGTATGTACAAAAGACTTTTGCTTGTTGTGTAATGCATTTCCTAcatgtatctatatttttaattgtaaatgattTCGGTAAGAAACAAATTTAATATTGGAACATAAACTTTCTGAGCATATTTCCTATTAGTACTGTAGATTTATTATGAGCTCAGATTATAATGTATACTGATTTGTTTGTGACTTTGTAGGTGTTGATGGAACACTGCCGAGATCCAGCACTCTTGATTAGGAAGCAGATGATCACCTCTCTCTCAGGACTTGTGGAGTCttatacagaaaatgaaagtgcAATCACCTTCTGGATAAAAGGCGTCTTTCCACTGATCCTTGACCCAGAGATTAAAGTACAAGAAAAAGTGATAGAAGTAAGTTtctttatataatgtacattgtAAGGCAACTGCATGCATATCCAATATATATTAGGATATAAGGAGAAATGGTTTGAGCCAGATTCATCattttaaaatccattttttaaTTGTACCTGTACTTTGCAATCAATCATTGTCTAATGAGTCTTGTTTTGCAGAATTggtatctgtttattaattaattttcttcgtCCTCTTCTCAACATTCCATGTTAACTCTTTTCTCATATACTTGAGAGATCTTATGACTTGGAATTCACGCTTAGAATTTTGTTGTTCTTCATTACCCAAAGAAATTATTGTAGCTGGaactttttgtatcatttttagtACATAAATTACTGTTTATAAGTATATTTTGATAGCCTGGTATTCACTGTTACTGATAATTGAAGGTTTAAGGATGGGTTTGCTAGATAGTAAGTTCATTGAAGAACTTAGGAGTTATGTAGACTAAAACTCATGGAAAAAAACCCGCatattggagaacaaatatattcacgAGCAAGCACAGTTTTGGGGCATCGTGTTCCTCCTCCTGTCTGGAGATATTAAAACTCATCTACTGAAGTTCGGTTTTAATATCTCCGCATTGAAGAGGGATCACGACACTCCGAAACTCTTACTTGCCTTTGAACATATTTGTCCTGCTGAACTTCAGAATAATATAAACAACTTGATGCTTACTATCTTACCAAACCATTCTTAAACCTTGAAGCATCAGTAACAATGAACAGCAGGCTATcagaatagttttttctttaaatctatcATGCTTTGAATACATTACTGTATTACAGTTTTCAATTTATAATTCCTCATTGCAGTACATTGATCAGTTGCTGTTCAGAAGACTGGTGCCTTACAATCATCCTCTCAGAGGAACACCTGACCACAAACTCCCGTGGCTTATCATGTCTACTATAACAAAACTTAGCTTCCACAAATTCTTCAACAAAGCACTGATGATGTGGTCCAAATCTGAGTACAATAGGTCAGTGGTTCAAAGTTCCTTGACAAGCACAGTCATGAAATATGTaaggaaatttatttacatattcgaATAAGTTTAGAAAGAGTATGTAGAGTAACTCTTGGAAGATTGTGcatccattctttttctttcaatgcAGACCCCAGGTAGTGAGGGTGGTGCGCTCTTACTTGGGCACTGAGTACAATGAAGAGATGTGGACGCTCTTAGCATCTCTCTCCAACTACATCGTTGTAACTGACGCAGGATTTGTTGTGGACTACTTTGAAGAAAAGTGTCAGACTGTATCAAAGGTATTGTGGTCTAGGTTtgtgttgtattttattattacactttATTGACTTCATTGAAATTTTTTGCAACTATCAGACTCAGTGGAAAAATCTTGCCGGGTACAGGACTATTAAAAGGCGTGTAGATGTCAgaataaatgtacttttaatCGTATGATGTTAAAAAGAACAATTCCACTGGTATGAGCAGGTAGACAACATCTTGAATCCCATATCAGTTGTTATCTTGGTAAGTGGTGTGCTTTCTGTCAGACTACATTATAATGTAAACTCCCACATTTTGTTTGCTATTAGTGgatcttttccactttttattggTAAACTATTTGTGTCTTTTATCATAGGAAACATTTCTTGGTGCATTCATGCAGATTACAAACTTATTGCAATCAGTAATGACTCTTATGGTTGTCTTGTTTTGAGAGAGACTTGAATCGCTTGtcataaaaagttaagtaaaagTTTGATTGTTGGGACTTAACCTTGTAGTGTGACCACTTTCCTTGTCCTCATCATTTATTGccaatgttcatatatttttattgaccTTTTGTTTTCATCTAGAGCAGTCTTTGCAGTCTGTGGTTCTTGAAATACCTCATTCAGCTGCTTTGCACAACAAGAGATTCTTACAGGTTGTTTTTGCCCAGTAGGAGTTCCAGCTTTTTGGGCCACTATATGAGGGTTCCTTTGATCTGACTTTACTCTGGTCATTTTTCTACGTAGACGAATAGAAAGGACAAGTATCTGATAGTGATGGAGTTAGGAGTATGTTACTACTAGCATTTGCCTGAGTAGAATGAGTTAGTAGCCTTCTTGAACTTTCAGGttttgtcattcattccagctTACAGGATGAGCTTATGATAGGACCATAACCTGATATATTCGTCATTCCAACAATCACAGAATTTTCAAGGGTAAAAAAAGCTTGTAAAATTACCGGGTGATGATGGGAAACTGCAAGTTAAGGTATTGTCTCTCCAAGGTGACCTCATCTAACATTTGATTTTTAGCAGGTGGAGCTTTTACAGGAAAATAACGGTCCTTTTTTCTTGTCTCTGACTTCTGGAGATCACCCATATAAGTGTTGGTACTTTGTTGGCAGGGTCCTTTTGATGTGATCAGTCTAGTCATTGCATAGGTACACGAATTTGATGAAAATGTGGTCAGCCATCAACTTGATAGTCCTTTTTTGCCATCTGCATAAATAAGTACTTAggaattgaaaatgttaaaaattttgttcttggGATTCTAATTGTAAGAAGGTTGCCTGACTTAGTTAAACCAGAACTGGGAAAGTTGAAAATTTTCCCAATATAGCTGATTAGGGAAGTTGAAATTGTTTCCTCTCATTCCAAACTGTTACAAAtaaatttacttgtaaaattaTTATACGAGAGCCTTGAATGTATGCacgtattgatatttttttaaaattccatatttttacCACCACTGTTTGTTTATCTTGCAGGTGGGATCATATACTCTCCAGCAGGTGCTGAAAGTTTTGAGTAACAGCATCAAACACATTCCGGGAAACAGAGGGGAGGCTCTTCATGAACGTCTACTCCATCCTGTCACCGGTTTTAATGTGGGAGCCCAACTGATATCGCCTATGATGGACACTCTAACCCTATTGACCTACAGCATGCATGGGGATGAGGAGAAAGGTAATAATTATCGACAGTGTACTTGTCTTTTATAGTCGACTAtcatctattaattttttcatcagaaCTTTATTTACCGTTCAGCTATCCTTGAATATTAGATGTCTACTGTAGTATGGAGTGACTGGTACAAAGAGTACTATAAATCCTCAATACTTATTAAAAATGTGACCAAATTTCTTTtgttcccccctttttttttttctccaggtcCACTGCTCtctgcatttcattttacatCTGTTGTCTTTGGTCTTTTTCTACTtgtctgtccaacttctttaactttaggTTGGTCCAGTTTTCACCTCTcgtttaagaaaaaacttttggGCAAGCTGTACGGGAACAGTGATTTTGAAAAACTAACAGTACATAGCAGATATactcagaaaatattttctgattacTATACTACTTTACAAGTCGTAACTGGGAATGTATAAATAGCATTTGTTTAATTATCTGACTTTGAAGCCGACATTAAGATGTACCTAAATAATGGGAGAGAGTAATTGAATGTGTTAATTCCGTCAtgcctgttatttttagtatattctGATTTTGAAACTTGGAACAGGtggcaaatagaataaaaatttccTCTTTTAGGTCTCAAAGCCTTGGAGAAATGGGTTGCCCCTATCCTGAAGTCCTGTGACGACCATCTGAAGAGTGTGCTCTTTGAAAAATCAGTTCCCATAGATGCTGAAGGGGAGGAGAAGCTTTTCAGGTATGTTTCAAGTATCTATAATAaaggttctcaaccaggggggaatttcagttTCCAGGGGGTGGAATTGTGagtggcaggctcaaactggctctaggaccacgcAAAACACAGTGTGCGTCGGtctgcactactgagaggtcacgctgggctttgtctctgctagcttgtgtgtttgtgttaatattttgttggtttCACACTCACAATTTTGGAAAGTGTGGGGGTGGGGAATGACATTCttacatatggtgaaagggtgctaATGATAAAACATGTTTTTTCCATTCCACAGAAATATCTTCACCTTAGGAGAAGCCTCACTGCTGTGCCCTCACAAGGTGAACCGCAGAATGTTTTTAATGGTTCAGAGTATAATTTTCCACCAGTCAAGAAGAGAAAGGTTGAGGACTGTCAGAGTCCCTTCTTCCCAAACCCAGAGTTCTCAGCCAACAGCCATCTCATATAAGCCAACCACAAGAGTTCGGGTAAGAATATTTGTAGGTCTCCTTTCTTCATTCAGTACCTCTGTGATTGTGAACTTATCTGACTGGGGACCTGATAACTTAGGTCTGATTTAATACCTCTAATGGGATACCACTCTGTGTGCTTTAGACAGCAcattgggggaaaaaaaaaattattttcagtgaccCTTTCTGTTTTCCGATTTTCATCAACTACCTTTGGTTTCTTTACTAATAAATTGTCATCCGAGAACAAAATCATCTGTCAAACCCCATTTGTCTCAAAATATGACTTGTGGGAATTGTAGACAGTCAGTTTTTTTAATGCAACATTTCAACTATCAAGAATTTTTCACCTATGTGTACCATTTCATCAAGCTCCACTTTTTTGTTCAGTTGACTTCTGATTGTTGTCATTTAAAACATTCCCATTTCCCACACCCACACAACAATCTCTTTCACCTTCAGACATGCATACACCTATCCCATTTCCCACACCCACATCCTGCATTTCTCAGCCTCCCCTCCATCGTGCTGTTCTCCCATATCCCTTCTCCATTATTGTCTTCGAGAAGAAACGGAAAGTTTTGCTATCCAAGAAGGTTACATTTTCAGCtaatttttcttgtgtgtgtgtgtctgtcggCAGTTGTGTTGTAAGAGGAAAGATCCTTGCAATAgtaacaatatgtatgtatgtgcagccATATATTCATGCCATGGAAGCAGGCAAGATAATGAAGCAAGCTTGCACAGTACCATGCTCAGAAAATAGAtaattttgctttcagtttttccATCCAAGTCATGTAGGAAGCTTTCACTATGCACCGTAGACAATCAAGCATTTTTATGCAGTGCTGAGAGTTGTGCAGAAATTTTGACCATCTAGAATCTCTCTCAGTGATGTCGTTAGATTGTTTTACAGTAAATTAAGTATGGccattgcaaatatttttattcaatcttTAATTTTGCAATACTGTCCTCAGGCTGTGGCAGTTGTAACACTGGGCAAGATGTGTTTGCAGCACGAAGACCAGGCTAAACGTATCATTCCTGCTCTTGGGAAAATGCTAGATACACAGATTTGCTCAGCACTGAAAATCAACATTGTATTCACCTTGTCTGATATGTGTGTAAGGTAAGTTGATATGTTTTGTGTGGCATGCATCAATATTATAAGTAGGAAAAGTAGCTCGTATCCAGATTTGTTATATTGCATGTAGGCTAGGAGCCGTCCACAGACTGAGCAAACATGAGGCAACGTATTATTAGTATGCTATgcaatttgtatatatttcaagtttagtACTGTGTGCCATAATGTTTAAGCAAAGGCAAGagaatgatttttatttgatttgcctTTAAATGCAGAATCTATATTATTAGTGTTGAACTTTAGCTACCATTCAGGAATTTGgttattttaggtaaataaaaataatttttctcatctGTCAAAAGGTATGCAACTCTAGTGGATCCCTTAATGCCTCAAGTGACTGCCTGCTTGCGAGACCCAGATTTGGAGGTCAGACGGACAACTCTCACTCTGCTTATAAATTTGCTGCAAGAAGATTATCTCAAGCTCAAAGGATCGTTCTTTTATCGCATTTTGCAGGTTAGTTGTTTGTGAAGATGCAGGCAGCACATTTGAGCGCCCCTTTATTGCAATTCTTAATGTGGTACGATTTATTTGTATGACTTCATTGGTGTTTATAGTTACATAATTAGGTTTTATATGCATGTATTGACATTGTTGAAAAGAttggagagaaattcacattttatttaataagtttGGGTGGATTTTATTATCagagttttgttgtttttagttcCCTCATTTTTGAGATAAGAAGAAGTTGATGATTGAATGAGAGCATTAGAATTTTGTTAAACATTGTTAAATGTACCTCATATTGCAATTGCTGAACAGCTCTTTGATTCTGATAGTGTACACAGAGTGTTGAATTAAGCTGAATGAGTGAGGGAAGCATGATTTCCGTGTAAATAGGTTATTGTAATCGTACTTTCAGTGCCTTGCTGATGATCACGAAGAGGTACGCAGTACTGTTCTCTTTTACATAACCGAACGGCTTTTGAAACGTTTCCCAAAGATTTTGTGTCAGCACTTCATAGAATGTATATTTCATTACAACTGCTATGAGGTAAGTTTTATCGTTCAGTCTTCCTTCATGTCGTCATATCGAGCAAAAACTGGATgagttttattataatatgtatcATGCATGCTGGGTTTTTACTCAGgcatataatgtaatatataatataacttagTAAGTTAAACAGGctacataaaaattaaagttgCTGCTTAATTGGTGTATGATATATTGATATGAGAAGAATTTTGAGAATTGTTAAAGGAGTACTTTAGTTTAATGTAAGGTCTTTTTTGCCTGCAGGAACATGAGAGTTATAACAGATTCATACAAAGTTCAATAGAAAAAGAGTTGTTCTCGTTGGCTGGCAAGGAACACACACAAGACAGAATGATGATCTACAAATTCATGTTAGATCACATGCCAGATGATCAGCGATTCACAACAACACAACGACTGTGTCAGGATGTTTTAGGTTTGTCGAGGTGACTGTTTCTGTGAAGAGAGATCTGATATACTGAATAGAATACAGACCATTGCTTTACTCTGACATATCCTTAGCAGGTTTTGAAGCTGCTCTAGTTAATAATGCAGTTATTGATTGGAATTGTTTGCCTTGAAGCTTTTTGTCAGTTCTTGACATAAGTAACAGGTGTAGGGGCTGACATACAATAGCATTTCTTCACTAATTTGACAGTAATTACTCTGTAATGTTTTGTAATGACTGGAGTGATTTCATGCACTCATCTTTCTCATTTTGCTTTCACAGTTCCTGCTGGTTCCTTTTGTCCTCAGTTTCTTGATCAGAAGAATTGTGTATGTTACCTCCTGCATTTGAGACCCTCACTGAAGCTGGCGAATATGCTGAGGATAAGTCTTGTAGTTGTGTAACAGCTTGTAGGGTTGTAAGGTGTATGCAGAGACGGTTATCCCAACACTGTAAAGTTACTTTTTC from Macrobrachium rosenbergii isolate ZJJX-2024 chromosome 45, ASM4041242v1, whole genome shotgun sequence includes:
- the LOC136830012 gene encoding condensin-2 complex subunit D3-L-like, with product MGEAQMREVVDLLTKFSIDKLSSDWIRSVIDADFTEVDNLPSEFEDYHCSTNFQGLFDAVVGSCRHWIDSLPVVNDDSEKRLSVSNTSTSSLLDGSHAGKRDLHTTFWIALAENVSVKGLKALLFYYIHRGQRYDARELEREHGIKCASIYFLLLCVPGSNAFRVFHPVLYMKTIEILRLTLKLRVAASSPVKRGRSRGSARKSHEEQSNPGDDDDDDDSEMTMLTPVEANKLIRSLNVLLNDFLRLTQRFSFKHSSECLDETINILIDVSRSETRDAQGIFLGRHGPSTVTALAYNAYVALQSICNPIHGKISRIVILIMKHIMYNILMISRGSSDLSPRALGVIRDHSQIFVKYLLTQVKEDAYEGVYILIQHICIRVPDKAEYRQKTAQSVVEILRYLPIQLYTRLVKWFFKFSHNERAGHRLFMLEVIAKMLDEKERIHEGEEICPSQSPTARENRPVSGGSSVSSSESDDDGGDSDYEGKEGRVNSFLKVNVDHPVEVPPDRNILSHKFLLGIIFSRCRDSGATVRAKALALLAECTYSKNPTIIMAMKHIFFRNRPLMFTTPHIPNNNINAESPLEGEGEEDLDLPNAAMVVSMLHRRALDDKVIVRKSALQVLENLMKLDNEMLNDRNLEVLMEHCRDPALLIRKQMITSLSGLVESYTENESAITFWIKGVFPLILDPEIKVQEKVIEYIDQLLFRRLVPYNHPLRGTPDHKLPWLIMSTITKLSFHKFFNKALMMWSKSEYNRPQVVRVVRSYLGTEYNEEMWTLLASLSNYIVVTDAGFVVDYFEEKCQTVSKVGSYTLQQVLKVLSNSIKHIPGNRGEALHERLLHPVTGFNVGAQLISPMMDTLTLLTYSMHGDEEKGLKALEKWVAPILKSCDDHLKSVLFEKSVPIDAEGEEKLFRNIFTLGEASLLCPHKVNRRMFLMVQSIIFHQSRRERLRTVRVPSSQTQSSQPTAISYKPTTRVRAVAVVTLGKMCLQHEDQAKRIIPALGKMLDTQICSALKINIVFTLSDMCVRYATLVDPLMPQVTACLRDPDLEVRRTTLTLLINLLQEDYLKLKGSFFYRILQCLADDHEEVRSTVLFYITERLLKRFPKILCQHFIECIFHYNCYEEHESYNRFIQSSIEKELFSLAGKEHTQDRMMIYKFMLDHMPDDQRFTTTQRLCQDVLGGVVDGRIQLTPSSLPMLQDTLSVLRCDEIKLASLKSRPEDVDQPTDQAEQAAMAGMVIKKTIISQVVKRNVIENIVPILIAVKHKLEEHKSPLMKHLLLYLKEIMKDYKNEIKEILAGDKQLAQEIEFDLRKFDQEQKEKEEELQRKTAEENNAQEEKKKSEDDREENANSDEQTGLGASLVKEVPESASSNSSAASQNDIHRQALLNSKAVLGRRKNCITVVPYNQDDSSQGNVEDEVDIAKDNAEVPSSKTDTTGQGTRKTRASRAGSTTGSEKELGNSGNPVKDQDKDGSNGGNPAMEQDHGKETNEKEDNSAGPQPVGGSSPRNNDRTPKRKQSKKTKEELLRAISTPNHKPGAVSNITFMEESQDVSAITLESTVVSDSTPCEQPKLVLHLQSPEANAKESEFSKLRRSSRKSEQNTEAKNRPASKGPSTDLEQSLPHSNLRTEADSDNPTLGKEKPSPQRSKTRAAGEAASKGKRTRDMTSLSPDPKNDGNHEDLKNPRKRCSQKRNR